Genomic segment of Azospirillaceae bacterium:
GGAGGCCGCGGACATGATGCGCAGGCTCATCGCCGAAACCGAGTTCACCGAGTTCCTGACCCTGCCCGCCTACGACACCATCGTCAGGGCAGGCGCATAACGGCGAAACCCCTCCCCCACGCGAACGTGGGGGAGGGGTTTCGCATTTCCCCAGAAACCGGCCGTCGCCCCTACGCCGCGCGGCTGGACTCGGTGTTGGTCAGAAGCGCGTAGATGGCGTCGGCACTGTCGGCGCCGCGCAGCTTCTCGCACATGTGGGTGTCGCGCAGCAGGCGCGACACCCGCGCCAGCGCCTTCAAATGGTCGGCGCCCGCCTGTTCCGGCGCCAACAGAAGGAACATCAAGTCCACCGGCTGCTCGTCGATGGAGTCGAAGTCGATCGGCCGCTCCAACCGCGCGAACAGGCCGTAGACATTGTCGAGGGTGGGCAGCTTGCCGTGGGGAATGGCAATGCCGTGCCCGACGCCGGTGGTACCAAGGCGTTCGCGCTCCAGCAGCACGTCGAACACCGCCCGCTCGTGCTGGCCCGTCAGCTCGGCGGCCTTCCGGGCAAGCTCCTGCAACGCCTGTTTCTTCGAGTTGGCGCGCAGGTTGGGGATGATGCTCTTCGGCGTCACAAGATCGATCATAGGGTATCCGGCACGATAGGGTGTCCGAGACCGGGGGTCGGCCTGCTCAAGTGCGCGACCCCTTGTCGGAATCAGCGGGCTCGACCCACCCGATGTTCCCATCGGGGCGGCGGTAGACCATGTTCAGCCGTCCGTGGGCACGGTTGCGGAACAGGAACGCCGGCGCATCCGCCAGGTCCATCCGCATCACCGCCTCTCCCACGGTCAGCGTCTCAATCACGGTGTCCATCTCCGCAACCACGGCCGGCTGGCCGGGCGCTTCAGACTGATCTAGATGGTCGTCCGCGGGCTCGGCTTCCAGGACGTATTGCCGCGCCGGAAGCATATCAGCCCCACCACTTCCGGCCGGACCGGCGCGGTGGTGGTCCTTCAAACGGCGCTTGTGGCGCCGCAAGCGGTTCACCAGCCGCTCCAGCGCCAGATCGAAGGCGGGATAGGGTTCCGTCGCCTCGCCGCTGGATTGCAGAAGAAGGCCGCGACCGGCACGGGCCGAAACCTGGGCACGGTAGAGGTGCGCGTCGCGAACCAGGGTGACGGTCGCCTCCACGGGGCGGGTGAAATATCTGCCCACCGCCGTCGAGAGGGTGTCCTCGATGTATGTCCGGAAGGCGTCGCCGACGTCGATGTTCTTGCCGATGATTGAGACCTGCATGGATGCCGCTCACCGCCTGCCGCAAAGGGGGGGCCGCCGGGCGTGATCGTCACGACCACGCTTAAAGGCGCTGCGCCTTTTCCCGCCGGCGCTGGACCGACGAGGAGATCCGCATG
This window contains:
- the raiA gene encoding ribosome-associated translation inhibitor RaiA, whose amino-acid sequence is MQVSIIGKNIDVGDAFRTYIEDTLSTAVGRYFTRPVEATVTLVRDAHLYRAQVSARAGRGLLLQSSGEATEPYPAFDLALERLVNRLRRHKRRLKDHHRAGPAGSGGADMLPARQYVLEAEPADDHLDQSEAPGQPAVVAEMDTVIETLTVGEAVMRMDLADAPAFLFRNRAHGRLNMVYRRPDGNIGWVEPADSDKGSRT
- the ptsN gene encoding PTS IIA-like nitrogen regulatory protein PtsN translates to MIDLVTPKSIIPNLRANSKKQALQELARKAAELTGQHERAVFDVLLERERLGTTGVGHGIAIPHGKLPTLDNVYGLFARLERPIDFDSIDEQPVDLMFLLLAPEQAGADHLKALARVSRLLRDTHMCEKLRGADSADAIYALLTNTESSRAA